From a region of the Corallococcus coralloides DSM 2259 genome:
- a CDS encoding efflux RND transporter periplasmic adaptor subunit gives MKPTLLLLSVLVGLTACKSSKAEHDDAHEHGHDEAAEEKLHVESGDVIHVHVPQEMLRDLRVTTAKVEARPGGESVTALGELTFSEDAYAEVSSPVSARVASVAVTTGQAVKQGQRLAELQSPELGRARADLQATQARATAARQAADRKRTLAEERIVARKDAQAAEADAAAAEAEVAAAKAALSALGAGNGGDGTSGFVLKAPIDGTVVERTARLGQMADPSQALFRVGDLSSLWLIVHAFERDAVRLMPGADARVTFAAFPGQEFAAKVGHVGQRVDPHSRTIPVRLELDNGKGLLRPGMSASASIPLGDPGATLTAVPAAALQRLENGWVVFLPTPEAGVFEQREVGRGRSLGTQVEVLKGLTVGDEVVVEGAFLLKAEVEKSQGGGDEHGH, from the coding sequence ATGAAGCCCACGCTGCTGCTGCTGTCCGTCCTCGTGGGCCTCACCGCCTGCAAGTCCTCCAAGGCGGAACACGACGACGCGCACGAACACGGCCACGACGAGGCCGCCGAGGAGAAGCTCCACGTCGAATCCGGAGACGTCATCCACGTGCACGTCCCCCAGGAGATGCTCCGCGACCTGCGCGTCACCACCGCGAAGGTGGAGGCCCGCCCGGGCGGAGAGAGCGTCACCGCGCTGGGCGAGCTGACCTTCAGTGAAGATGCCTACGCGGAGGTGTCCTCGCCGGTCTCCGCGCGCGTGGCCTCCGTGGCCGTGACGACGGGCCAGGCCGTGAAGCAGGGCCAGCGGCTGGCGGAGCTCCAGAGTCCGGAGCTGGGCCGGGCCCGCGCGGACCTCCAGGCCACCCAGGCCCGCGCCACCGCCGCCCGTCAGGCCGCGGACCGCAAGCGCACGCTGGCCGAGGAGCGCATCGTCGCGCGCAAGGACGCGCAAGCCGCTGAAGCGGACGCCGCCGCCGCGGAGGCGGAGGTCGCCGCCGCGAAGGCCGCGCTCTCCGCACTGGGCGCGGGCAACGGAGGTGACGGCACGTCTGGCTTCGTGCTCAAGGCGCCCATCGACGGCACCGTCGTGGAGCGCACCGCGCGGCTGGGGCAGATGGCGGATCCCTCGCAGGCGCTCTTCCGCGTGGGCGACCTGTCATCGCTGTGGCTCATCGTCCACGCGTTCGAACGGGACGCCGTGCGCCTGATGCCCGGCGCGGACGCGCGCGTCACCTTCGCCGCGTTCCCGGGCCAGGAGTTCGCCGCGAAGGTGGGCCACGTGGGGCAGCGGGTGGATCCCCACAGCCGCACCATCCCCGTGCGCCTGGAGCTGGACAACGGCAAGGGGCTCCTCAGGCCGGGCATGTCCGCGTCGGCGTCCATCCCGCTGGGGGATCCGGGCGCCACGCTCACCGCCGTGCCCGCGGCGGCGCTCCAGCGGCTGGAGAATGGCTGGGTGGTGTTCCTGCCCACGCCGGAGGCCGGCGTCTTCGAGCAGCGCGAGGTGGGCCGCGGCCGCAGCCTGGGCACGCAGGTGGAGGTCCTGAAGGGCCTCACCGTGGGCGACGAGGTGGTGGTGGAGGGAGCGTTCCTGCTCAAGGCGGAGGTGGAGAAGTCCCAGGGTGGAGGTGACGAGCATGGGCACTGA
- a CDS encoding TolC family protein, translated as MSIRSATAALGLAAALLWPRPGGAEPSRITLQDVFALAREHAPALVEARARVRAAQGPLASAAPLLRENPQLDVQVGPRRLPNGVYGLDLALGLSQPLELGGKQGLRREAARAGLSMEEARLRDAERLLLGDVAAAYLRLLLAGERKKLVEAAAEAAARTVQATERRYAAGDVPAVDVNVAKVAHARARAELQVAAGEIQALREELEVRVGYRARPMVTYDDDLRSIARAPVREVPDGAGARADLVALEQEQVQAKAAATLGRRQVLPDVTVGARYQKEADETVFLGTLSVPLPLFARGQEARLVGEADATRAEQELAAARTVVPAQVQAARYRYRASLGAIGALEQVLPLLDDNEALAQRSYDAGEMDLAAFLLVRRDTLEARAAWLEGLLRLALARVQLEVETGVLP; from the coding sequence GTGTCCATCCGTTCCGCGACGGCCGCCCTCGGGCTGGCCGCTGCACTGCTCTGGCCGCGCCCCGGTGGCGCGGAGCCATCCCGCATCACCCTCCAGGACGTCTTCGCCCTGGCGCGCGAGCACGCCCCGGCGCTGGTCGAGGCCCGGGCCCGCGTGCGCGCCGCGCAGGGGCCCCTGGCGAGCGCCGCGCCGCTCCTGCGCGAGAACCCCCAGCTCGACGTCCAGGTAGGTCCGCGCCGGCTCCCCAATGGGGTCTACGGCCTGGATCTCGCGTTGGGCCTGTCGCAGCCCCTGGAGTTGGGCGGCAAGCAGGGCCTGCGGCGCGAGGCGGCGCGCGCGGGCCTATCCATGGAGGAGGCCCGCTTGCGCGACGCGGAGCGGCTCCTGCTGGGGGACGTGGCCGCCGCCTACCTGCGCCTCCTGCTGGCCGGTGAGCGGAAGAAGCTGGTGGAGGCCGCGGCGGAAGCGGCGGCGCGCACCGTCCAGGCCACGGAGCGGCGCTACGCGGCCGGTGACGTTCCCGCCGTGGACGTGAACGTGGCGAAGGTGGCGCACGCCCGGGCCCGCGCGGAGCTCCAGGTCGCGGCCGGTGAGATCCAAGCGCTGCGGGAGGAGCTGGAGGTGCGCGTGGGCTACCGCGCGCGGCCCATGGTCACCTACGACGATGATCTACGGTCAATCGCGCGGGCGCCCGTCCGCGAGGTGCCGGACGGCGCGGGAGCGCGCGCGGATCTGGTGGCCCTGGAGCAGGAGCAGGTCCAGGCGAAGGCCGCCGCGACGCTGGGCCGGCGCCAGGTGCTGCCGGACGTGACGGTGGGCGCGCGCTACCAGAAGGAAGCGGACGAGACGGTGTTCCTGGGAACACTCAGCGTGCCCCTGCCCCTCTTCGCCCGAGGCCAGGAAGCGCGCCTCGTGGGGGAAGCGGATGCAACCCGCGCCGAGCAGGAGCTCGCCGCCGCGCGCACCGTCGTGCCCGCCCAGGTCCAGGCCGCGAGATACCGCTACCGCGCGAGCCTTGGTGCCATTGGCGCCCTGGAGCAGGTGCTGCCGCTCCTGGATGACAACGAGGCGCTGGCGCAGCGCTCCTATGACGCCGGGGAGATGGACCTCGCGGCCTTCCTCCTCGTCCGTCGCGACACGCTGGAGGCGCGGGCCGCGTGGCTCGAAGGCCTGCTGCGATTGGCCCTTGCCCGGGTACAGCTCGAAGTGGAAACCGGAGTCCTGCCATGA
- a CDS encoding N-acetylmuramoyl-L-alanine amidase: MKQLQQGLVKLGYMTQAQMNTGTGSFGPATESAVKKFQADNKISATGYYGTQTAAALAKALKTTTPPPTEPGKFTKPAVISAPSPNSDSRNGADIDTIVLHHTGTNNGSGDLAWMRNKDSKVSAHYMLDRDGKIYQLVGDDKRAWHAGKGELHGEPTDVNARSIGIEIVNDGSGKTAFTDAQYKALTQLVGYLKQEHDVPAKNIVGHKDVAVPKGRKDDPAANFDWARLRKGIGG, encoded by the coding sequence GTGAAGCAGCTGCAGCAGGGGCTGGTGAAGCTGGGCTACATGACCCAGGCGCAGATGAACACGGGCACCGGCTCCTTCGGGCCGGCGACCGAGTCGGCGGTGAAGAAGTTCCAGGCGGACAACAAGATCTCCGCCACCGGCTACTACGGGACGCAGACGGCGGCGGCGCTGGCGAAGGCGCTCAAGACGACGACGCCTCCGCCCACGGAGCCGGGGAAGTTCACCAAGCCCGCGGTCATCAGCGCGCCCTCGCCCAACAGCGACTCGCGCAACGGCGCGGACATCGACACCATCGTGCTGCACCACACCGGCACCAACAACGGCTCCGGGGATCTGGCGTGGATGCGCAACAAGGACAGCAAGGTGTCCGCGCACTACATGCTGGACCGAGATGGGAAGATCTACCAGCTCGTCGGCGACGACAAGCGCGCTTGGCACGCGGGCAAGGGGGAGCTGCACGGCGAGCCCACGGACGTGAACGCGCGCTCCATCGGCATCGAGATCGTCAACGACGGCAGCGGCAAGACGGCCTTCACCGACGCGCAGTACAAGGCGCTGACGCAGCTGGTGGGCTACCTGAAGCAGGAGCACGACGTGCCGGCGAAGAACATCGTCGGGCACAAGGACGTGGCCGTGCCCAAGGGCCGCAAGGACGACCCGGCGGCCAACTTCGACTGGGCCCGGCTGCGCAAGGGCATTGGCGGCTGA